A single region of the Halobacterium wangiae genome encodes:
- a CDS encoding DUF1059 domain-containing protein has product MVQAHNLDRDAAAADCRFVVHSENEAEAIELANNHMRDAHGKNLTDEQLRSEHLQTV; this is encoded by the coding sequence ATGGTACAAGCACACAACCTAGATCGTGACGCAGCGGCAGCGGACTGCCGGTTCGTCGTTCACTCCGAGAACGAGGCGGAAGCCATCGAACTGGCGAACAACCACATGCGCGACGCCCACGGGAAGAACCTCACGGACGAACAACTCCGCAGCGAACACCTGCAAACCGTGTAG